A region of Zeugodacus cucurbitae isolate PBARC_wt_2022May chromosome 5, idZeuCucr1.2, whole genome shotgun sequence DNA encodes the following proteins:
- the LOC128922195 gene encoding kelch-like protein 3, which translates to MFSCAFIEVLVAVNSYGIENCFFSTAKVQQFKMATSTTQETTSQRNLSELKPFFMDKLMKKIFCFYDEQSLIDVTFKVSNPEAFVPAHRLILSAASPYFENLFNGDRGNALVIEINDIDSDIFERLITFCYTGQALVTVDNVAATLKAAIVLQLEDAATMCMDFIMSHIDECTLQGVYALERETQCELVKRKIHEYEIQNFLEISKRDEFLNFDVEKLQCLIESENLNITCEEDAYGAISRWYNHDVSARQEHLPRLVACLRLTQFDVGFLLTHIQSLPGCELLALQASMWISKPAARSQINSRFTESRTGLDAGNTDEKTLLMIYQEDNATKQCVLQYNKPEDKWQKYASINEDSANYNAILKDDNLLFIGGDSYKPASKSFFSWNVINKTWQELREMNQARRLHSVVELDGKIYAIGGRGENNTLLQSVERYTAFNGWEFVEPLITARCEAGAVSLNGKVYIIGGSNGKTIKSVECYNPDSNSWASGLSVAAHNGHIYVVGYFKGSPAVERYDPQRNTWNQICSLESNCWRRFFCVSLEYRLWAIGGSVKNETRVEVYNKGYDRWVQKSSLPKGDIYSCFVIPVTFLTSK; encoded by the exons atgttttcatgCGCTTTCATCGAAGTTCTGGTTGCGGTTAATAGCTATGGTATCGAAAACTGCTTCTTCAGTACAGC GAAAGTTCAACAATTTAAAATGGCCACAAGTACTACACAAGAAACTACTTCACAGCGTAATTTGAGTGAATTGAAACCATTTTTCATGGACAAgttaatgaagaaaatattttgcttctaCGATGAACAGTCTCTAATTGATGTGACTTTTAAAGTTTCTAACCCAGAGGCTTT tgTACCCGCGCATCGTTTGATACTCTCAGCAGCGAGTCCTTACTTCGAGAACCTCTTCAACGGCGATCGAGGCAATGCTCTTgtcatcgaaataaatgatattgATAGTGATATCTTTGAGCGCTTAATAACATTTTGCTACACCGGACAGGCGCTGGTTACAGTTGACAATGTTGCTGCGACGCTGAAGGCGGCAATCGTGTTGCAATTGGAAGATGCCGCGACCATGTGCATGGACTTCATTATGTCGCACATTGATGAATGCACATTACAGGGTGTATATGCGTTAGAACGCGAAACGCAATGTGAACTTGTCAAGCGGAAAATCCACGAATACGAAATACAGAATTTCTTAGAG ATCAGCAAACGCGACGAGTTTCTCAATTTTGATGTTGAGAAATTGCAATGCCTTATAGAATCggaaaatttgaatataaccTGTGAGGAAGATGCATATGGTGCCATATCTCGTTGGTATAATCACGATGTTTCTGCGCGTCAAGAACACCTCCCTCGTTTAGTCGCGTGCCTGCGGCTCACGCAATTCGATGTGGGCTTCCTCTTGACTCACATTCAGTCATTACCTGGCTGTGAGTTGTTGGCTCTCCAGGCGTCCATGTGGATCAGTAAGCCTGCAGCACGGTCACAGATAAATAGCCGATTTACAGAATCGCGTACAGGGCTCGATGCTGGGAATACTGATGAAAAAACATTGCTGATGATTTATCAAGAG GATAATGCGACGAAACAATGTGTACTTCAATATAACAAACCTGAGgacaaatggcaaaaatatgcgAGTATAAATGAGGATAGTGCGAACTATAATGCGATTTTAAAGGATgacaatttgttatttattggtgGTGATAGCTATAAGCCAGCATCCAAAAGCTTTTTCAGCTGGAacgtaataaataaaacatggcAAGAATTGCGAGAAATGAATCAAGCAAGACGTTTGCACAGTGTTGTCGAATTAGATGGaaaaatatacgctattggtGGTCGTGGTGAGAATAATACTCTTCTGCAGTCAGTTGAAAG GTATACGGCATTCAATGGTTGGGAATTTGTGGAACCTTTGATTACAGCACGTTGCGAGGCCGGTGCAGTGTCTTTGAATGGTAAAGTTTACATAATAGGCGGCTCGAATGGAAAAACCATAAAATCAGTGGAATGCTATAACCCGGATTCGAATAGTTGGGCGTCGGGCCTTAGT GTAGCTGCACATAATGGTCACATCTATGTTGTAGGCTATTTTAAAGGTAGCCCAGCTGTTGAACGTTACGATCCTCAGCGAAACACATGGAATCAG ATTTGCTCACTGGAAAGTAATTGCTGGCGCCGTTTCTTTTGTGTATCTCTTGAATATAGACTATGGGCTATTGGTGGCAGCGTGAAGAATGAGACAAGGGTCGAAGTTTATAACAAAGGATATGATCGTTGGGTACAGAAGAGCTCGTTACCCAAAGGAGacatatattcatgttttgTTATACCTGTAACTTTTCTgacttcaaaataa
- the LOC128922228 gene encoding kelch-like protein 1 isoform X1, whose amino-acid sequence MFSLQLAAMVSRNFPQYRVNSEANTFKLHSLRVLLRYKTSNGWKFVAPLLKARYDAGAVAFNGKIYIMGGNWYNGYLKSVECYNTDSKSWSKCADMRYNHVKPAVAVHNGHIYVFGAYYGSTNRGVVERYDPQRDTWSQICSLEGDPWGILAFVSFDNKLWTIGHRSEQRITGVAVYDEANDNWVRKRSLPKGEIYSCFVVSLPLLTSK is encoded by the exons ATGTTCTCGTTACAATTAGCAGCTATGGTATCGAGAAATTTTCCGCAGTATCGCGTGAATAGCGAAGCAAATACGTTCAAATTACATTCACTTCGGGTGTTGCTACG GTATAAGACATCCAATGGTTGGAAGTTCGTGGCACCTTTGCTTAAAGCACGATACGATGCCGGTGCAGTGGCTTTCAATGGTAAAATTTACATAATGGGCGGCAACTGGTATAATGGTTACTTAAAAAGTGTTGAATGCTATAATACCGATTCGAAGAGTTGGAGTAAATGTGCAGATATGAGATATAATCATGTAAAGCCTGCT GTAGCTGTACACAATGGTCACATCTATGTTTTTGGCGCTTATTATGGTTCCACCAACAGGGGTGTTGTTGAACGTTACGATCCTCAGCGAGACACGTGGTCTCAG ATTTGCTCTCTGGAAGGTGATCCGTGGGGCATTCTCGCTTTCGTATCTTTTGACAATAAATTATGGACTATTGGTCACCGCAGTGAGCAGAGAATTACAGGAGTAGCAGTGTACGATGAGGCAAATGACAATTGGGTGCGGAAGAGATCATTGCCCAAAGGAGAAATAtattcttgttttgttgtttctttgccTTTACTGAcatcaaaataa
- the LOC128922228 gene encoding kelch-like protein 3 isoform X2 — MCSMLLAHTYTFILRVSDNPYVYKTSNGWKFVAPLLKARYDAGAVAFNGKIYIMGGNWYNGYLKSVECYNTDSKSWSKCADMRYNHVKPAVAVHNGHIYVFGAYYGSTNRGVVERYDPQRDTWSQICSLEGDPWGILAFVSFDNKLWTIGHRSEQRITGVAVYDEANDNWVRKRSLPKGEIYSCFVVSLPLLTSK, encoded by the exons ATGTGTAGTATGTTGCTGGCACATACTTACACTTTTATACTGCGTGTTAGTGACAATCCGTATGT GTATAAGACATCCAATGGTTGGAAGTTCGTGGCACCTTTGCTTAAAGCACGATACGATGCCGGTGCAGTGGCTTTCAATGGTAAAATTTACATAATGGGCGGCAACTGGTATAATGGTTACTTAAAAAGTGTTGAATGCTATAATACCGATTCGAAGAGTTGGAGTAAATGTGCAGATATGAGATATAATCATGTAAAGCCTGCT GTAGCTGTACACAATGGTCACATCTATGTTTTTGGCGCTTATTATGGTTCCACCAACAGGGGTGTTGTTGAACGTTACGATCCTCAGCGAGACACGTGGTCTCAG ATTTGCTCTCTGGAAGGTGATCCGTGGGGCATTCTCGCTTTCGTATCTTTTGACAATAAATTATGGACTATTGGTCACCGCAGTGAGCAGAGAATTACAGGAGTAGCAGTGTACGATGAGGCAAATGACAATTGGGTGCGGAAGAGATCATTGCCCAAAGGAGAAATAtattcttgttttgttgtttctttgccTTTACTGAcatcaaaataa
- the LOC128922228 gene encoding kelch-like protein 3 isoform X3 has translation MFEGSNCLEGYKTSNGWKFVAPLLKARYDAGAVAFNGKIYIMGGNWYNGYLKSVECYNTDSKSWSKCADMRYNHVKPAVAVHNGHIYVFGAYYGSTNRGVVERYDPQRDTWSQICSLEGDPWGILAFVSFDNKLWTIGHRSEQRITGVAVYDEANDNWVRKRSLPKGEIYSCFVVSLPLLTSK, from the exons ATGTTTGAAGGAAGCAATTGCTTAGAAGG GTATAAGACATCCAATGGTTGGAAGTTCGTGGCACCTTTGCTTAAAGCACGATACGATGCCGGTGCAGTGGCTTTCAATGGTAAAATTTACATAATGGGCGGCAACTGGTATAATGGTTACTTAAAAAGTGTTGAATGCTATAATACCGATTCGAAGAGTTGGAGTAAATGTGCAGATATGAGATATAATCATGTAAAGCCTGCT GTAGCTGTACACAATGGTCACATCTATGTTTTTGGCGCTTATTATGGTTCCACCAACAGGGGTGTTGTTGAACGTTACGATCCTCAGCGAGACACGTGGTCTCAG ATTTGCTCTCTGGAAGGTGATCCGTGGGGCATTCTCGCTTTCGTATCTTTTGACAATAAATTATGGACTATTGGTCACCGCAGTGAGCAGAGAATTACAGGAGTAGCAGTGTACGATGAGGCAAATGACAATTGGGTGCGGAAGAGATCATTGCCCAAAGGAGAAATAtattcttgttttgttgtttctttgccTTTACTGAcatcaaaataa